Proteins found in one Planococcus citri chromosome 2, ihPlaCitr1.1, whole genome shotgun sequence genomic segment:
- the LOC135837700 gene encoding uncharacterized protein LOC135837700, which translates to MRAVFAFLMVLAVYISMAPAQYSEWSASVRSDSGQLDSGQSNAEQSDSEQSDIEQSDPEQLDSEQPDSEQSDSEQSASEQPDSEQSASEQPDSEQSDSEQSASEQPDSEQSASEHPGSEQPDTRTEQSDSPRADSTPSDPKPYVPPSKPKNRS; encoded by the exons ATGAGAGCAGTCTtc GCATTCCTGATGGTACTGGCAGTCTACATTTCCATGGCACCTGCGCAATACTCTGAATGGTCGGCTTCTGTACGGTCAGATTCTGGGCAATTGGATTCTGGACAGTCAAATGCTGAACAGTCCGATTCTGAACAATCAGATATTGAACAGTCTGATCCTGAACAGCTTGATTCTGAGCAGCCTGATTCTGAACAGTCTGATTCTGAACAGTCTGCTTCTGAACAGCCTGATTCTGAACAGTCTGCTTCTGAGCAGCCTGATTCTGAACAGTCTGATTCTGAACAGTCTGCTTCTGAACAGCCTGATTCTGAACAGTCTGCTTCTGAGCATCCTGGTTCTGAGCAGCCTGATACTCGTACTGAACAATCTGATTCCCCACGTGCAGATTCAACACCATCAGATCCGAAACCATACGTACCACCATCAAAACCGAAAAACAGATCGTAA